The Persephonella atlantica genome includes a window with the following:
- the ychF gene encoding redox-regulated ATPase YchF has protein sequence MKLNIGIVGLPNVGKSTIFNALTETAKAGVANYPFCTIDPNVGIVDVPDERLEKLAQIENSKKIIPATIEFVDIAGLVKGASKGEGLGNQFLSNIRNVSAIAHVVRCFEDEDVVHVEGSVNPVRDAEIIETELILADLQTVEKRLEKVLKPAKSGDKKAKFEVQVLEKAKDVLQQLQPLRTNLSQFDEEEIDYMKKTIFPLTIKPVMYVANIDEEYLPEGEGNPFVQQLKEKAEKEGAPVVVLCGKVEQEIVELPKEERKEILEAYGLSEPGLSRMIKTGYRLLDLITYFTAGEKEARAWTIKKGTKAPQAAGEIHSDFERGFIAAEVISYEDLIKVGSLQKAKESGILRIEGKDYVVQDGDVIHFRFNV, from the coding sequence ATGAAGCTAAACATTGGAATAGTAGGTCTTCCTAATGTTGGAAAATCCACCATATTTAATGCACTGACAGAAACTGCCAAAGCTGGCGTAGCTAACTACCCTTTCTGCACAATTGACCCAAATGTGGGAATTGTTGATGTCCCAGATGAAAGGTTAGAAAAGTTAGCCCAGATTGAAAACTCTAAGAAGATTATCCCTGCCACCATTGAGTTTGTTGACATTGCAGGGCTTGTAAAGGGAGCAAGTAAAGGAGAAGGTTTAGGTAATCAGTTTTTATCAAATATTAGAAATGTCTCTGCCATTGCACATGTTGTAAGATGCTTTGAGGATGAAGACGTTGTTCATGTTGAAGGTAGCGTTAATCCTGTCAGAGATGCAGAGATTATTGAAACAGAGCTCATTCTTGCAGACCTTCAGACAGTTGAAAAAAGATTAGAAAAGGTTTTAAAGCCAGCAAAATCAGGGGACAAAAAGGCAAAGTTTGAGGTTCAGGTTTTAGAAAAGGCAAAAGATGTTTTACAGCAGCTCCAGCCCCTGAGGACAAATCTCTCCCAGTTTGATGAGGAAGAGATAGATTACATGAAAAAAACTATCTTTCCCCTGACTATAAAACCTGTTATGTACGTGGCGAACATAGATGAGGAATACCTGCCAGAAGGGGAGGGAAATCCTTTTGTCCAGCAGTTAAAAGAAAAGGCAGAGAAAGAAGGGGCTCCCGTAGTGGTGCTGTGCGGAAAGGTGGAGCAGGAGATTGTAGAACTGCCTAAGGAAGAAAGGAAAGAAATATTGGAGGCTTACGGTCTTTCTGAACCGGGACTGAGCAGAATGATAAAAACAGGATACCGACTTCTTGACCTTATTACATATTTCACAGCAGGAGAAAAGGAAGCAAGGGCATGGACTATAAAAAAAGGAACAAAAGCTCCTCAGGCTGCAGGTGAAATCCATTCAGATTTTGAGAGGGGATTTATAGCAGCAGAGGTGATAAGCTACGAGGACTTAATAAAGGTAGGGTCTTTGCAAAAAGCAAAAGAGTCAGGAATTCTCCGTATAGAAGGAAAAGATTATGTAGTTCAGGATGGAGATGTGATACATTTTAGATTTAATGTTTGA
- a CDS encoding tetratricopeptide repeat protein produces MKEIKKLLEKGLIREAFEYAKKQSYPENLFMEGVVYYHRGDILKAKEKLERYLSVNPENSEAYYYLGNIYLEMNNPEKAVKQLSKAVKLKKKGEYYNDLGYSYFLLGDYKKALQMYDRATQINPNLSVTYYNKGIIYRKLKNYKEAIKNYSRAIALKNDEPDYYYNLGIVYRLTGQVEKAVQTYKKAISLNPENENYYNNLGNAYYDMGDLDRAVECYKKAVEINPTYFIGWQNLGNTYLDKEMFKQSVKAFKKAVKLNKNCSECYIDMGIAFKEMGKYEEAVQCYKKASQINPEIKGLSLYNTACIYAIQGKNKKAKELLQKAFEIDKTLIEHAKTDPEIKHLV; encoded by the coding sequence ATGAAAGAAATAAAAAAACTGTTAGAAAAAGGACTGATTAGAGAAGCTTTTGAATACGCAAAAAAACAATCATATCCTGAAAATCTGTTTATGGAAGGTGTCGTTTATTATCACAGGGGAGATATTTTAAAGGCAAAAGAGAAATTAGAAAGATACCTGTCTGTTAATCCTGAAAACAGTGAAGCCTACTACTATTTAGGCAATATATACCTTGAGATGAACAATCCTGAAAAAGCTGTAAAACAGCTCTCAAAGGCTGTAAAGCTAAAGAAGAAAGGAGAGTATTATAACGATTTAGGATACAGCTACTTTCTGTTAGGAGACTATAAGAAAGCTCTTCAGATGTATGACAGAGCCACGCAGATTAATCCCAATCTATCAGTCACATATTACAACAAAGGAATTATCTACAGAAAACTTAAAAATTACAAAGAAGCTATAAAAAATTACAGCAGAGCCATAGCACTGAAAAATGATGAACCAGATTACTACTATAACCTTGGCATTGTTTACAGATTAACTGGTCAGGTGGAAAAAGCTGTTCAGACATACAAAAAAGCTATCAGCCTAAACCCAGAAAACGAAAATTACTACAACAACTTGGGTAATGCTTATTATGACATGGGAGATTTAGACAGGGCGGTTGAATGTTATAAAAAGGCAGTGGAAATAAACCCTACTTACTTTATAGGCTGGCAGAACCTTGGAAACACATACTTAGATAAGGAAATGTTCAAGCAGTCTGTAAAAGCATTCAAAAAGGCTGTAAAACTGAACAAAAACTGCAGTGAATGTTACATAGACATGGGAATAGCTTTTAAGGAGATGGGTAAATACGAAGAAGCAGTTCAGTGCTACAAAAAAGCCAGCCAGATAAATCCAGAGATTAAGGGGCTGTCCCTGTATAACACAGCATGTATATATGCCATTCAGGGTAAAAACAAAAAGGCAAAAGAGCTTTTACAGAAAGCCTTTGAGATAGATAAAACACTTATAGAGCATGCCAAAACTGACCCGGAAATAAAACATCTGGTATAA
- a CDS encoding AEC family transporter, with the protein MVENLFSVVLFFSLGYLLRKVGIFSEKDSDLLIKFIIYVAFPSLVVYNIYHLQLNSSVLWIVILGWGVIVFSIVLSFFVGRMLNLSKPVLASFVMMSSFGNTSFLGFPFQLALLGEEGLRYAVVFDQLASFLPVSLLSPFILSYGQGKKISLDLKKVITFPPFIAVVFSFLIKGFSVPDFVLGSLKSLGMTVIPLALFSVGVNLRFSKVKERLRDISAVILIKMIVVPAVFLGFLLFVGVDINTPYLSALIEVSMPPMVLASIFVIGAGLDRNLAVSSVGVGIIFSFLSVPLLFFIANLLTG; encoded by the coding sequence ATGGTTGAAAATCTGTTTTCTGTGGTGCTGTTTTTCTCACTGGGATATCTGCTGAGAAAGGTAGGCATATTCAGTGAGAAAGATTCTGACCTGCTGATAAAGTTTATCATATATGTAGCTTTTCCTTCCCTTGTGGTTTACAACATATACCATCTCCAGCTAAATAGCTCTGTTTTGTGGATTGTTATTTTAGGATGGGGAGTTATCGTTTTTTCCATTGTGCTGTCTTTTTTTGTCGGTAGAATGCTGAATCTTTCAAAACCGGTTCTTGCATCTTTTGTGATGATGTCCTCTTTTGGTAATACTTCCTTTTTAGGTTTTCCTTTTCAGCTTGCCCTACTGGGAGAAGAAGGTCTCAGATATGCAGTGGTTTTTGACCAGCTTGCTTCATTTCTTCCTGTTTCTCTCCTGTCTCCTTTTATACTGTCCTATGGTCAGGGAAAGAAGATAAGTTTAGACCTGAAGAAGGTTATTACCTTTCCTCCATTTATTGCCGTTGTTTTTTCCTTTCTGATAAAAGGTTTTTCTGTTCCTGATTTTGTTTTAGGTAGTTTAAAATCCTTAGGAATGACTGTTATTCCCCTTGCCCTTTTTTCTGTGGGGGTTAATCTGAGATTTTCAAAAGTGAAAGAGAGACTGAGGGATATATCTGCCGTCATACTGATAAAAATGATTGTTGTTCCTGCTGTTTTTCTTGGTTTTCTTCTGTTTGTAGGGGTTGATATAAACACTCCGTACCTGTCTGCATTGATAGAGGTAAGTATGCCTCCGATGGTTCTTGCTTCTATCTTTGTTATAGGGGCAGGGTTAGACAGGAATCTTGCTGTTTCTTCTGTGGGCGTTGGAATAATATTCAGTTTTTTGTCTGTCCCTCTACTGTTTTTTATAGCTAATCTGTTGACAGGGTAA
- a CDS encoding Ada metal-binding domain-containing protein codes for MLIFCFTLSFAFFAYSQERVIIEKRGDHYHVESFYLPETTDQKPSYKKHYRKKSVKKERYYIAKEKGKVFHRPSCRFGKKIKHKVIFKSRKKAIKAGFRPCRVCKP; via the coding sequence TTGCTGATTTTCTGTTTTACTCTGTCTTTTGCCTTTTTTGCATACAGTCAGGAGAGAGTGATAATAGAAAAAAGGGGAGACCATTACCACGTTGAAAGCTTTTATCTTCCAGAAACAACTGACCAAAAACCATCCTACAAAAAACATTACAGGAAAAAATCTGTAAAAAAGGAAAGATACTACATAGCAAAGGAAAAAGGCAAAGTTTTCCACAGACCTTCCTGCAGGTTTGGAAAGAAAATAAAACACAAAGTAATATTCAAAAGCAGAAAAAAAGCCATAAAAGCAGGTTTTAGACCCTGCAGGGTGTGTAAACCTTAA
- a CDS encoding Wzz/FepE/Etk N-terminal domain-containing protein, which yields MEKERLPEKREREEVIYYQEDEIDLYELWLTLKKRWKVVLSTTALFVLASVVYILVAKPVYEIKTYIQTMYLGGDIGVKPEKVKVELEIRYVLQSNEEENEFLSKYNAYLDKVELVEGKREQTSDTIKLTIISENNKNGISYSNHILKQINEEYAPFLKNFINSKEKEILDTKSKIKNLKSDIEQLKLRKNFILKQEIPNLKEKIRFNRERVKKIDELILNYRKAVLNYQKTIKNLSFSLKNSNLSESSSLLLISQISQYENLISSLEKRIKELEVEKDRIIRETIPSIEKKLTELSTLKIEEINKSITEKENQIQVLKKDIENLTTLISPPLTKNFEMLRVVTKDSPAKPKKSLILAVATVSGLFLGVFLAFFLEWIENARKRHTQTY from the coding sequence ATGGAAAAGGAAAGATTACCTGAAAAAAGGGAAAGAGAAGAGGTTATATACTATCAGGAAGACGAGATAGACCTTTATGAACTGTGGCTCACACTGAAAAAACGATGGAAGGTTGTGCTGAGCACAACAGCACTGTTTGTCCTTGCGTCAGTGGTGTATATTCTGGTAGCAAAGCCTGTTTATGAGATTAAAACCTACATTCAGACCATGTATTTAGGAGGGGATATAGGAGTAAAACCTGAAAAGGTAAAAGTTGAACTTGAGATTAGGTATGTTCTTCAAAGTAACGAAGAAGAAAATGAATTTTTATCCAAATATAATGCTTACTTAGACAAAGTTGAACTGGTGGAAGGTAAAAGGGAACAAACCTCAGATACAATAAAGCTAACAATAATCAGCGAAAATAACAAAAATGGTATATCTTATTCAAACCACATTTTGAAGCAAATAAATGAGGAGTATGCTCCATTCTTAAAAAACTTTATAAACTCCAAAGAAAAAGAGATTTTAGATACAAAGTCAAAAATTAAAAACTTGAAAAGTGATATAGAGCAGTTAAAACTCCGCAAAAATTTTATTTTAAAACAGGAAATACCTAACCTGAAGGAAAAAATAAGATTTAATAGGGAAAGGGTAAAAAAGATTGATGAGCTGATTCTAAACTATAGAAAAGCTGTGCTCAATTACCAGAAAACAATAAAAAATTTGTCATTTTCACTGAAAAATAGTAATCTTTCCGAGTCCTCTTCACTTCTTCTTATAAGTCAGATTTCCCAGTACGAAAATCTAATATCATCTCTTGAAAAGAGAATTAAAGAGTTAGAAGTAGAAAAAGATAGAATCATTAGAGAGACTATTCCTTCTATTGAGAAAAAACTGACTGAACTCTCCACACTAAAAATTGAAGAGATAAACAAAAGTATTACAGAAAAAGAAAACCAGATACAGGTTCTAAAAAAGGATATTGAAAATCTGACCACTTTAATCAGCCCCCCTTTAACAAAAAACTTTGAGATGTTAAGAGTAGTTACTAAAGACTCACCCGCCAAACCTAAAAAATCTCTTATATTGGCTGTTGCCACAGTGTCGGGTCTATTTTTAGGTGTATTCCTGGCATTCTTCCTTGAATGGATAGAAAATGCCAGAAAAAGGCATACACAAACTTATTAA
- a CDS encoding dicarboxylate/amino acid:cation symporter translates to MKGFISVENLTVVGIVLGIVAGIYLPELMLSLKVVGDTFLSLLKMIVIPLIFVSIFVSIASLSSLDDLKDMGIKALIYYFSTTALAVLTGLVVTNLIHFSPEGIKHSEETVKVNDFTLESFMDNLIPSNIFESFAEGKAIHVILFAILFAVAVVGLSNAKRETVVRFFDGSNDAFMKIAKWIIALTPVGVFSLIGYVVADKGIGVIFSLWQYVVAVIGAILIHAFINLPVIAYIFGKFNPFSYMKKVREALLVAFSTCSSSATLPVSLEVSTEKGKVDKKVAGFVLPLGATVNMDGTALYEAVAAIFIASVFGVELTLFQQVIIFITATLAAVGAASIPSAGLVTMTLVFSAVGLPLEGIAIIIAVDRFLDMFRTATNVWGDLIGAKIISRFING, encoded by the coding sequence TTGAAGGGTTTTATTTCTGTAGAAAATCTTACTGTTGTAGGTATTGTTTTGGGAATTGTTGCAGGTATTTACCTGCCTGAGCTTATGCTCAGTCTGAAGGTTGTAGGAGATACTTTTTTAAGTCTGTTGAAGATGATTGTTATTCCTCTAATATTTGTATCTATCTTTGTCAGTATTGCTTCCCTTTCCTCTCTTGACGACCTGAAAGATATGGGAATTAAAGCTTTGATTTATTACTTTTCAACTACTGCTTTAGCAGTTCTGACAGGTCTTGTTGTAACAAACCTTATTCATTTCTCTCCGGAAGGGATTAAGCATTCAGAAGAAACTGTAAAGGTAAACGATTTTACGTTAGAGAGCTTTATGGATAACCTTATACCTTCCAACATTTTTGAAAGTTTTGCAGAGGGGAAAGCAATACATGTTATTCTGTTTGCTATTTTGTTTGCTGTAGCTGTTGTTGGCCTGTCTAATGCAAAAAGGGAAACAGTGGTAAGATTTTTTGACGGTTCAAACGATGCATTTATGAAGATTGCAAAATGGATTATAGCCCTTACTCCTGTTGGTGTTTTTTCTCTTATCGGTTATGTGGTTGCAGACAAAGGCATTGGTGTTATCTTTTCACTGTGGCAGTATGTTGTTGCTGTTATTGGTGCAATCCTGATACATGCCTTTATTAATCTCCCTGTTATAGCTTACATATTTGGAAAGTTTAATCCATTTTCTTACATGAAAAAGGTCAGAGAGGCTCTGTTAGTTGCATTTTCTACATGTTCTTCCTCGGCTACTCTTCCTGTATCCCTTGAGGTCTCAACAGAAAAAGGAAAGGTTGACAAGAAGGTAGCAGGATTTGTCCTTCCCCTTGGAGCTACTGTCAATATGGACGGGACAGCCCTTTACGAAGCTGTTGCAGCTATCTTTATTGCTTCTGTTTTTGGTGTGGAGCTTACCCTTTTTCAGCAGGTTATTATCTTTATTACTGCAACTCTTGCTGCTGTTGGTGCTGCCAGTATTCCTTCTGCTGGACTGGTTACAATGACCCTCGTGTTTTCTGCTGTTGGACTGCCTTTAGAGGGGATAGCTATCATAATAGCTGTTGACAGATTTTTGGATATGTTCAGAACAGCAACAAATGTATGGGGAGACCTGATAGGAGCGAAAATTATCTCAAGGTTTATCAATGGTTGA
- a CDS encoding argininosuccinate synthase — protein MKKRVILAYSGGLDTSVIVRWLTDRGFEVITYTADVGQGEELDEIPEKAKASGAVEAIVDDIKEEFAREYCMPLMRSGALYENRYTLLSALSRPLISKKLVELAHRYDAHYVAHGSTGKGNDQVRFETSVWALDPEIEVLAPVRDWEFKSREEEIEYALKHGIPVRATKEKPYSYDRNLWGVAIEAGPLEDIWTEPPEDAFEITVNPQNAPDEPEYVEIHFERGIPVGINDKRYDQLWKLIWDLNEIGGKHGVGRIDMVENRLVGIKSREVYESPAGVLLIKAYDEIESLVLDRFTYHYKLTHISQPYADLVYNGLWFSKLREALDAFTSEIGQLVNGTVRFKLYKGSAQIVGRKSPNSLYFEKLATYSPEDEFDHKAGEYFTKVWGLPLKVFARANRK, from the coding sequence TTGAAAAAAAGAGTGATTCTTGCTTATTCAGGAGGATTAGACACTTCTGTTATAGTCAGATGGCTTACAGACAGGGGATTTGAAGTTATCACATACACAGCTGACGTTGGACAGGGAGAAGAGTTAGACGAGATACCAGAAAAAGCAAAAGCATCGGGAGCTGTGGAAGCTATCGTTGACGACATAAAGGAAGAGTTTGCAAGGGAGTACTGCATGCCTCTGATGAGGTCAGGAGCTCTGTATGAAAACAGATACACACTCCTCTCAGCCCTTTCCAGACCTTTAATATCAAAAAAACTTGTTGAACTTGCCCACAGGTATGATGCCCATTATGTAGCCCACGGCTCTACTGGAAAGGGAAACGATCAGGTAAGGTTTGAAACATCAGTGTGGGCATTAGACCCTGAGATAGAAGTTTTAGCACCTGTAAGGGACTGGGAATTCAAATCAAGGGAAGAGGAAATTGAGTATGCATTAAAACACGGCATTCCTGTAAGGGCAACAAAGGAAAAACCTTACTCATATGACAGAAATCTGTGGGGTGTTGCCATAGAGGCGGGGCCATTGGAAGACATATGGACTGAGCCTCCTGAAGATGCATTTGAGATTACTGTTAATCCCCAGAATGCACCAGATGAACCAGAATATGTGGAGATACACTTTGAAAGAGGCATTCCTGTAGGAATAAACGACAAAAGATACGACCAGTTGTGGAAGCTTATATGGGATTTGAACGAAATCGGAGGAAAACACGGTGTAGGCAGAATAGATATGGTGGAAAACAGACTTGTAGGCATAAAGTCCAGAGAAGTTTATGAGTCTCCTGCTGGAGTTTTGCTGATAAAAGCATACGATGAGATAGAAAGTCTTGTTTTAGACAGATTTACCTATCACTACAAACTTACCCATATCTCACAGCCTTATGCAGACCTTGTGTACAACGGTCTGTGGTTTTCAAAACTGAGAGAAGCATTAGATGCATTTACTTCAGAGATTGGACAGCTTGTCAACGGAACAGTTAGATTTAAATTGTATAAAGGCAGTGCACAGATTGTTGGCAGAAAATCTCCCAACAGCCTGTATTTTGAGAAACTGGCAACTTACAGCCCGGAAGATGAGTTTGACCACAAGGCTGGAGAATACTTTACAAAGGTATGGGGACTGCCGTTAAAGGTTTTTGCAAGGGCTAACCGAAAATAA
- a CDS encoding GspE/PulE family protein, with protein MRAKIRRASPEVSFIDLIIERLGLSTEEIQKFQQKAKEQKKSLLQILIEQGYSEEEIAKIKADYFGYKFEKLTNYVPPEDIVNIFSKDFLKERLILPLSYGGGILRIAMVEPTDIVSINEVIERLKSHGIEITEVDIVVTTKKQILEKIELIFEEKKKIEELLNILESEKEIQLEDIETEEKITEKSSPIIALANKIIEDAYRKGASDIHIQPTENSSVIRMRIDGDLTEYLVLPKYAHEPLITRYKIMSNMKIDEKRVPQDARINFERYNPSIKVDLRVSTVPSIYGEDLVMRLLLKSGAILDLEKLGFSEEHLKLYRETIRKPYGIILHVGPTGSGKTTTLYSALKEIDTPEKKIITVEDPVEYTLGGSIVQTSINPLAGYTFAKAIKSFLRHDPDVMLVGEIRDLETARIAVEASLTGHLVFSTLHTNDAVSTITRLEEMGIESYLLADSLLLICAQRLVKKVCTNCKTEYKPSKKEEIVIKNAGFEIDENTRLYKGLGCKMCNFTGYRGRTGIHELLKVDDEIKSMLIERKGTDEIKDVALKKGMKTLRQDAVLKALSGITTIDEVIRVTIE; from the coding sequence ATGAGAGCAAAGATAAGAAGGGCTTCTCCAGAGGTCAGCTTTATTGACCTGATAATAGAGAGACTGGGACTTTCCACAGAGGAGATTCAAAAGTTCCAGCAAAAGGCAAAAGAGCAGAAAAAAAGTCTTCTTCAGATACTTATAGAGCAGGGTTATTCGGAGGAAGAGATAGCAAAAATAAAGGCAGATTACTTTGGATATAAATTTGAAAAGCTTACAAATTATGTTCCCCCTGAGGATATCGTAAACATATTCAGTAAGGATTTTCTGAAGGAAAGACTTATTCTTCCTCTGAGCTACGGTGGAGGAATTTTACGGATAGCAATGGTTGAGCCTACAGACATTGTTAGCATAAATGAGGTGATAGAACGGCTCAAGTCCCACGGTATAGAGATAACAGAGGTGGACATAGTAGTAACAACAAAAAAACAGATATTAGAAAAGATAGAGCTGATTTTTGAGGAAAAGAAAAAGATAGAAGAGCTTCTTAACATATTAGAGTCAGAAAAAGAGATACAGCTTGAAGATATAGAAACAGAGGAAAAAATAACAGAAAAATCCTCCCCCATAATAGCCCTTGCGAACAAAATTATTGAAGATGCATACAGAAAAGGAGCATCAGACATACACATCCAGCCTACAGAAAACAGTTCTGTTATAAGGATGAGAATTGACGGAGACCTTACAGAGTACCTCGTTCTTCCCAAGTATGCCCATGAGCCACTGATAACCCGTTATAAAATCATGTCAAACATGAAAATAGACGAAAAAAGAGTTCCACAGGATGCACGGATAAATTTTGAGAGATATAACCCCAGTATAAAAGTGGACTTAAGGGTATCAACAGTTCCCTCCATTTACGGTGAAGACCTCGTTATGAGGCTCCTCCTCAAATCAGGGGCAATATTGGATTTAGAAAAGTTAGGATTTTCTGAAGAACATTTAAAGCTTTACAGAGAAACCATCAGAAAACCATACGGTATTATCCTCCACGTAGGGCCAACAGGTTCCGGAAAAACAACAACCCTTTACTCAGCGCTGAAGGAGATAGATACACCAGAGAAAAAGATCATAACCGTTGAAGACCCTGTTGAGTACACTCTGGGAGGTTCTATAGTTCAGACAAGTATAAACCCGTTGGCTGGCTATACATTTGCAAAAGCAATTAAATCCTTTCTCAGACACGACCCTGACGTTATGCTTGTTGGAGAGATAAGAGATTTGGAAACTGCAAGGATAGCCGTTGAAGCGTCTCTTACAGGACATTTAGTATTCTCAACACTTCACACAAATGATGCTGTCTCCACCATAACAAGACTTGAGGAGATGGGAATAGAGAGTTATCTCCTTGCAGACTCACTGCTTCTTATATGTGCCCAAAGGCTTGTAAAGAAGGTATGCACAAACTGTAAAACTGAGTATAAGCCTTCAAAAAAAGAAGAAATAGTTATAAAAAATGCAGGATTTGAGATAGATGAAAATACAAGATTGTACAAAGGACTTGGATGTAAGATGTGTAATTTTACAGGTTACAGAGGAAGAACAGGAATTCACGAACTGCTAAAGGTGGACGATGAGATAAAAAGTATGCTGATAGAAAGGAAGGGAACAGATGAGATAAAAGACGTTGCTCTTAAAAAAGGAATGAAAACCCTCAGGCAGGATGCTGTCCTGAAGGCTCTGTCAGGAATAACGACGATTGACGAGGTAATAAGGGTAACAATAGAATAA
- a CDS encoding GAF domain-containing protein, whose product MEDFIYQLSKEILSDLSLDKMLINVSNKIKDYIGAERASLFVYDPEGNSLNSVVLLADSGKIKNVQIPVAKESIAGFTAISGKTVNIKDVHDFEELRKIDPQLRYHSPWVYIPEIKTDSMISVPIKKDGKLLGVFQAINKEGGFTQEDEKVLEKLSPLIAIAIERALFINRLEMLRTVEKTILDNVMEGVVLVDLDLRIKEMNASFIEMLGFRYSEEEIVGTDITELIPPLREYRKKLEFVVENEISEEIFISMMRVKIIPVDWKCLHKKEIKYIALIFSFPVGRV is encoded by the coding sequence ATGGAAGATTTCATTTATCAGCTTTCAAAGGAGATACTGTCAGACCTGTCTTTAGATAAGATGCTTATAAATGTATCTAATAAAATCAAGGATTACATCGGGGCAGAGAGGGCATCCCTTTTTGTTTATGACCCTGAGGGAAACAGCCTTAACTCTGTTGTCCTCCTTGCAGATTCAGGAAAAATAAAAAACGTTCAGATACCTGTTGCAAAAGAAAGTATAGCAGGATTTACCGCAATATCAGGAAAAACGGTGAACATCAAGGATGTTCATGATTTTGAAGAGCTGAGAAAGATAGACCCCCAGCTGAGATACCACAGCCCATGGGTTTACATACCAGAGATTAAAACAGATTCAATGATTTCTGTTCCTATAAAAAAGGATGGAAAACTCCTTGGTGTTTTTCAGGCAATAAACAAAGAGGGAGGATTTACCCAGGAAGACGAGAAGGTGTTAGAGAAGCTCAGTCCACTTATAGCAATAGCTATTGAAAGGGCACTGTTTATAAACAGATTAGAGATGCTCAGAACTGTTGAAAAAACAATATTAGACAACGTAATGGAAGGGGTTGTACTTGTTGACCTTGATTTGAGAATAAAGGAGATGAATGCATCATTTATAGAAATGTTAGGATTTAGATACTCTGAAGAAGAGATTGTAGGAACAGACATAACGGAGCTTATTCCCCCCCTCAGAGAGTACAGAAAAAAGTTAGAGTTTGTTGTTGAAAATGAGATTTCAGAGGAAATTTTTATAAGTATGATGAGGGTAAAAATAATACCTGTAGACTGGAAGTGTCTCCACAAAAAAGAGATTAAATATATAGCACTTATATTCAGTTTTCCGGTAGGTAGAGTATGA